From a region of the Gordonia sp. PP30 genome:
- a CDS encoding ABC transporter ATP-binding protein, whose translation MTASMKEAPSPDIEDALVRFEAAEKVYGNGFRALAPIDLDMSPGEITVLVGPSGCGKTTLLRMAAGLTEPTSGTVYRATERLSYVFQDPTLLAWRTIRANVELVAKLQKVPREERRKRATDAIAMVGLDGFERSYPRELSGGMKMRASLARSITSEPELLLMDEPFAALDEFNREKMGSELLRLWREKQFGVLFITHSIYEACTLGHQIALMDTGPGHIVEIIDSPSPPSLDPGFQRDEPALRALQQEISIKLGSFRE comes from the coding sequence ATGACTGCATCGATGAAAGAAGCACCGAGCCCCGACATCGAGGACGCCCTCGTCCGGTTCGAAGCGGCAGAGAAGGTGTATGGCAACGGCTTTCGCGCGCTCGCCCCGATCGACCTGGATATGTCTCCCGGCGAGATCACGGTCCTCGTCGGACCCTCGGGTTGCGGGAAGACGACACTGCTTCGGATGGCGGCCGGCCTGACCGAGCCGACCTCCGGGACCGTGTATCGCGCCACCGAGCGGCTGTCCTATGTCTTCCAGGATCCGACCCTGCTGGCCTGGCGCACCATCCGCGCGAACGTCGAACTGGTCGCCAAACTGCAGAAGGTGCCCCGCGAGGAGCGACGCAAGCGGGCCACGGACGCCATCGCGATGGTGGGCCTCGACGGGTTCGAGAGATCCTATCCCCGGGAACTGTCGGGCGGCATGAAGATGCGCGCCTCACTCGCTCGATCGATCACCAGCGAGCCCGAACTCCTGCTCATGGATGAGCCGTTCGCGGCGCTCGACGAATTCAATCGGGAGAAGATGGGCAGCGAACTCCTCCGACTGTGGCGAGAGAAGCAGTTCGGCGTCCTCTTCATCACACACTCCATCTACGAGGCATGCACACTCGGCCATCAGATTGCGCTGATGGACACCGGGCCTGGTCACATCGTCGAAATAATCGACTCCCCCAGCCCACCATCGCTCGATCCCGGATTTCAGCGTGACGAACCGGCGCTGCGCGCCCTTCAACAAGAAATCTCCATCAAGCTAGGAAGCTTCCGCGAATGA
- a CDS encoding creatininase family protein, translating to MTRIYRLAHLTTTDVDAIDKKNAVVVQPIGAVEQHGPHLPLITDAMHAEVIAEAAVESLPDDSNIWLLPTLHYGKSTEHLGRPGTVAMSAATLMAVCMDLGKSLAASGFGKLVFVNGHGGQPSLLDVVARDIRYETGLEVFPVMPMRFPSRHDIGGGDAFDIHGGFGETSLMMAIAPDLVHHDRAFADGQQAAAAFDGFTHLTLEGVLPTAWLTDDLSDSGTIGDPTEANAVAGKAILDSAAGQLAEALLEVKAFAFPDRTSS from the coding sequence ATGACACGAATTTACCGACTGGCGCACCTCACCACTACGGATGTGGACGCCATCGACAAGAAAAACGCGGTAGTGGTCCAGCCGATCGGCGCTGTCGAACAGCACGGACCGCACCTGCCACTGATCACCGACGCGATGCATGCCGAGGTGATCGCGGAGGCGGCCGTCGAATCGCTGCCCGACGACTCCAACATCTGGTTGCTGCCAACTCTGCACTACGGCAAATCGACCGAACACCTCGGGCGTCCCGGCACGGTCGCGATGTCCGCGGCCACCCTGATGGCCGTCTGCATGGACCTGGGGAAGTCTCTGGCGGCAAGCGGGTTCGGCAAACTCGTGTTCGTCAACGGCCACGGCGGGCAGCCGAGTCTGCTCGACGTCGTCGCTCGCGACATCCGGTACGAGACCGGTCTGGAGGTCTTCCCGGTGATGCCGATGCGATTCCCGTCGCGGCACGACATCGGTGGCGGCGACGCCTTCGACATTCACGGCGGCTTCGGGGAGACATCGCTGATGATGGCGATCGCCCCGGACCTGGTTCACCACGACCGAGCGTTCGCCGACGGTCAGCAGGCGGCCGCCGCCTTCGACGGCTTCACCCACCTCACGCTGGAGGGGGTGTTGCCGACTGCCTGGCTCACCGACGATCTTTCGGACTCGGGCACCATCGGAGACCCGACCGAGGCCAACGCCGTGGCAGGCAAGGCGATCCTCGACTCGGCGGCAGGACAGCTCGCCGAAGCGCTCCTGGAGGTCAAGGCCTTCGCCTTTCCCGATCGGACCTCGTCGTGA
- a CDS encoding isochorismatase family cysteine hydrolase: MNVWTLTRGHADLRRPVRPVIELTVPAEPAEITVDLARTAVLVIDMQNDFVSEGGWLHHIGVDVSAADAATDRLVSGLPVLRTAGVPVLWVNWGNRPDKANLPPGVLHVYDPDGGGGGIGDEVGRSDAVLTKGSWGAAITDRLVPAPTDLHVDKYRMSGFFDTELDSILRNLGVDTLLFAGVNADQCVYATLADAACLGYDVVLLEDAVATTSPPYCLDATVYNVRQCFGFTTRLAAMVTGIEES; the protein is encoded by the coding sequence GTGAACGTCTGGACGCTGACCCGCGGTCACGCAGATCTGCGCCGTCCGGTCCGTCCCGTCATCGAACTGACGGTGCCGGCCGAGCCCGCTGAGATCACTGTCGACCTCGCCCGCACGGCGGTCCTGGTGATCGACATGCAGAACGATTTCGTCAGTGAGGGCGGATGGCTTCACCATATCGGCGTCGACGTATCAGCCGCCGATGCGGCCACCGACAGATTGGTGTCGGGTCTGCCGGTGCTGCGCACGGCGGGGGTGCCCGTGCTGTGGGTGAATTGGGGCAATCGCCCGGACAAGGCGAATCTGCCGCCCGGGGTACTCCACGTCTACGATCCCGACGGCGGCGGGGGCGGGATCGGCGACGAGGTCGGCAGGTCGGATGCCGTGCTGACCAAGGGGAGCTGGGGCGCGGCCATCACCGACCGACTCGTGCCGGCCCCCACCGATCTGCACGTCGACAAGTATCGGATGAGTGGGTTCTTCGACACCGAACTCGACTCGATCCTGCGCAACCTGGGCGTGGACACACTCCTGTTCGCCGGAGTGAACGCCGACCAATGCGTCTACGCGACACTTGCCGACGCCGCGTGCCTCGGTTACGACGTCGTCCTCCTGGAGGACGCCGTCGCCACCACGTCGCCGCCGTACTGCCTGGACGCCACCGTCTACAACGTTCGCCAATGCTTTGGATTCACCACCCGTCTTGCGGCGATGGTGACCGGAATCGAGGAATCATGA
- a CDS encoding MBL fold metallo-hydrolase has translation MTGDWFAVRQYPNRVYLISEPCHVNSYLVVGEERALLFDTGLGIDDISQAVRGLTDLPLVVVNSHHHLDHRGGNQHVPAVDFLAHPSGSGLYGAVEPAELAAYAESAKSMYTTYTALRDLDKIKFFLTPDDLTMRPIPDLSSWRIPATEPTGFLDDGDVIDLGGRSLTVLHTPGHVPDSICLWERDTGALFCGDTLLTTTYWAHLTDSDVPTFAASLARLAALDVTTAFVGHNLVADAGPDFVRDVAARFAAVVRDPDIGVVVEGPQGRPVRRVDGNGFAILTAVPGSPATTL, from the coding sequence GTGACCGGGGACTGGTTCGCGGTGCGCCAGTACCCGAACCGGGTGTATCTGATCTCCGAGCCCTGCCACGTGAACAGTTACCTCGTGGTGGGTGAGGAGAGGGCGCTGCTGTTCGACACCGGGCTGGGTATCGACGACATTTCACAGGCGGTGCGAGGACTCACCGATCTCCCCCTGGTCGTCGTCAACTCGCACCACCATCTGGACCATCGCGGCGGCAATCAGCATGTGCCCGCCGTCGACTTCCTGGCGCACCCGTCCGGCTCGGGACTGTACGGAGCCGTGGAGCCGGCGGAGCTAGCGGCATACGCGGAGTCGGCGAAGTCGATGTACACGACGTACACCGCACTGCGGGATCTCGACAAGATCAAGTTCTTCCTCACCCCGGACGATCTCACCATGCGCCCGATCCCGGACCTGAGCAGCTGGAGGATACCGGCCACCGAACCGACCGGATTCCTCGATGACGGCGACGTGATCGATCTGGGCGGGCGGAGCCTCACCGTCCTTCACACGCCCGGACATGTTCCCGACTCGATCTGCCTGTGGGAGCGCGACACCGGAGCGCTGTTCTGCGGAGACACTCTCCTGACCACCACCTACTGGGCGCATCTGACCGACAGCGATGTGCCGACGTTCGCCGCCTCCCTCGCTCGACTCGCCGCACTCGACGTGACGACGGCCTTCGTCGGCCACAACCTGGTCGCGGATGCGGGACCCGACTTCGTACGGGACGTCGCTGCTCGATTCGCCGCCGTCGTCCGCGACCCGGATATCGGTGTGGTCGTCGAGGGGCCGCAGGGCCGGCCGGTCCGGCGCGTCGACGGCAACGGCTTCGCCATCCTCACCGCCGTCCCCGGGAGCCCAGCCACCACGCTCTAG
- a CDS encoding ABC transporter substrate-binding protein, giving the protein MKSNLSERWKRAAVAGVAAALALGLTACGSGDDSAGSGKSMTVVLPWYADPEGGGYFAAQEKGMYTGKGLHVTLQPGGPQVSATQLVSSGRAQIGHTDAAGVVAAQQQGIPIVAIAAMYQDNPVGVLSHKDQNITSFEQMKGRSLVSQAGALYPVWLDKELGVPLKTVQYQGSIASFLHDPSLLQQGWPTNEVRQAEEQGVPVNFIPYSKSGFNPYNDVLFTSKDYFDSHKKELKDFLEASIQGWHDYLADIDTATAANNAILKANSEQSKESVWFAWDAQRKFIVAGDGARQLGAMTEARWSLLLDQLRKLDQIKHEVKPSDVYDASLLPQIAAPTDLPPIPAG; this is encoded by the coding sequence ATGAAATCCAACCTCAGCGAACGCTGGAAGCGCGCCGCGGTCGCCGGTGTCGCCGCAGCGCTGGCACTGGGCCTCACCGCGTGCGGTTCGGGTGACGACTCGGCCGGCTCCGGCAAGAGCATGACCGTGGTCCTCCCGTGGTATGCCGACCCTGAGGGCGGCGGCTACTTCGCCGCCCAGGAGAAGGGCATGTACACAGGCAAGGGTCTGCACGTCACCCTGCAGCCGGGCGGCCCCCAGGTGTCGGCCACCCAGCTCGTGTCCTCCGGCCGTGCACAGATCGGGCACACCGACGCCGCCGGCGTGGTCGCGGCACAGCAGCAGGGTATTCCGATCGTGGCGATCGCCGCGATGTACCAGGACAATCCCGTCGGCGTCCTGTCACACAAGGACCAGAACATCACCTCGTTCGAGCAGATGAAAGGACGCAGCCTGGTCAGCCAGGCCGGCGCCTTGTACCCGGTGTGGCTGGACAAAGAACTCGGTGTTCCGCTGAAAACGGTCCAGTATCAGGGCTCTATCGCGTCCTTCCTGCACGACCCGTCTCTGCTTCAGCAGGGCTGGCCAACAAACGAGGTACGGCAGGCCGAGGAACAGGGTGTGCCGGTCAACTTCATTCCGTACTCGAAGTCGGGCTTCAATCCCTATAACGATGTGCTCTTCACCTCGAAAGACTATTTCGACTCACACAAGAAGGAACTGAAGGATTTCCTCGAAGCCAGCATTCAAGGGTGGCATGACTACTTGGCGGACATCGACACCGCGACGGCCGCGAACAACGCGATCCTGAAGGCGAATTCGGAGCAGTCCAAGGAGTCGGTCTGGTTCGCCTGGGACGCCCAGCGCAAGTTCATCGTCGCCGGCGACGGCGCCCGCCAGCTCGGCGCGATGACCGAAGCGCGCTGGAGTCTCCTCCTGGATCAGCTGCGCAAGCTCGACCAGATCAAGCACGAGGTCAAGCCGTCGGACGTCTACGACGCGTCACTGCTTCCGCAGATCGCGGCGCCGACCGACCTCCCACCGATCCCCGCCGGCTGA
- a CDS encoding ABC transporter permease, whose protein sequence is MTVIDALTLPARRINTRPRSDATSTASRRSTARRLSRLLPPIGAFVAFIALWQLIIVLFDVPGYMLPSPLTLVSELWNERTSILGPTWVTMQESYLAFLVATAVGVAVALVMARWNIAERGLYPYLIVLQTIPIVAIAPLFVVWIGPGKATNMLVGAMIALFPVAANTLHGLKSIDRNLVQLYSMAGASPTAALFSLRLPGASPSVLTGMRIAAGSSVIGAIVGEFVAGVGGGDGGLGYIITQSAVQLRTPQLFVAVVMASVVSLLLFGAVALAEKALLGRWHESALPDDE, encoded by the coding sequence ATGACTGTCATCGACGCACTCACCCTGCCCGCTCGCCGAATCAACACGCGTCCCCGCAGCGACGCCACTTCCACGGCATCCAGGCGATCGACGGCCCGGCGCTTATCGCGACTGCTGCCCCCGATCGGAGCTTTCGTCGCCTTCATCGCGCTCTGGCAACTAATCATCGTCCTTTTCGATGTGCCCGGGTACATGCTCCCGTCGCCGCTGACGCTCGTGAGCGAACTGTGGAACGAACGGACCTCCATCCTCGGACCGACGTGGGTCACCATGCAGGAGTCATACCTCGCATTCCTCGTGGCGACTGCGGTCGGTGTCGCCGTCGCGCTCGTGATGGCCCGATGGAATATCGCCGAACGCGGCCTCTATCCGTACCTGATCGTGCTGCAGACCATCCCGATCGTGGCGATCGCGCCGCTGTTCGTGGTCTGGATCGGCCCCGGAAAGGCGACCAACATGCTTGTCGGCGCGATGATCGCGCTGTTCCCGGTCGCGGCGAACACCCTCCACGGCCTCAAGTCCATCGACCGCAACCTGGTGCAGCTCTATTCGATGGCCGGCGCCTCGCCGACGGCCGCACTGTTCTCGCTCCGGTTGCCGGGGGCCTCGCCGTCGGTCCTTACCGGCATGCGCATCGCTGCCGGTTCATCGGTGATTGGCGCGATCGTCGGCGAGTTCGTCGCCGGTGTCGGCGGTGGGGACGGCGGCCTCGGCTACATCATCACGCAGAGCGCCGTGCAGCTGCGGACCCCGCAGCTGTTCGTCGCCGTCGTGATGGCCAGCGTGGTGTCGCTCCTGTTGTTCGGTGCGGTCGCCCTGGCGGAGAAGGCGCTGCTCGGACGCTGGCACGAGTCCGCACTGCCCGACGACGAGTGA
- a CDS encoding cupin domain-containing protein, whose product MSTAPTLNHIGDLTAYKISPEDTVTLTVLSGPATSGSGSTVCFEIWDPRGSQPDNSHPESTETFVVLKGSGIAHSDEHIAALNPGTVLVLPKGSVHHIVNTSDTEKMYTVTVMESDGGFEDMILRGVPVELTDDDRAVLATAAETGIGRQ is encoded by the coding sequence ATGAGTACCGCACCCACCCTGAACCACATCGGAGATCTGACCGCCTACAAGATCTCGCCAGAGGACACCGTGACTCTGACGGTGCTGTCCGGCCCGGCCACGTCCGGGTCGGGATCGACGGTGTGCTTCGAGATCTGGGATCCGCGCGGCTCTCAACCCGACAACAGTCACCCGGAGTCGACCGAGACCTTCGTCGTGCTGAAGGGGTCCGGGATCGCGCACAGCGACGAGCACATCGCCGCCCTGAACCCCGGCACGGTGCTCGTCTTGCCCAAGGGCTCGGTTCACCACATCGTGAACACCTCCGACACTGAGAAGATGTACACCGTCACGGTCATGGAGAGCGACGGCGGATTCGAAGACATGATTCTTCGCGGCGTTCCCGTGGAGCTCACCGACGACGACCGGGCGGTGCTGGCCACCGCAGCCGAGACCGGGATCGGTCGGCAGTGA
- a CDS encoding amidohydrolase, which translates to MTTVFTGGAVIIDAHSELTEGYVVADGGVITAVGHGRAAHETLIAADTVVDTTGHALMPGFINAHCHLFQAMLRGIHTTQCLEDWLDNDIGPFLSSLQPEDMYLAATAGLLENLRSGVTTVLENQYVHQHPHNTDSVARAFADTGIRGLIARGGIDRNPTGRLASRLEGIDVYVDQLTRFAGEWNGAASGRIRCEAAIQTTWLASEELCARVGGLLADTGMGLHAHCAETRASVMSTLATHGQREVPYFDRHGLVTPATQLVHCVWLDRHELEIIAAAGATVVTCPTSNAYLASGPAPVSDLRAAGVPVAIGCDGPGSNNGQNMFEAVKWSVLADRLRTLDAGLLDEVAALDMAWEGGARAVGLSGSIGAIREGYLADLVSLDIESPGYSGSSNLRKALVFAGSPADVDGVWVDGLQVVAGGEVLSSDRHHIHRSLQQRRAAIVNHEYTAVN; encoded by the coding sequence ATGACCACGGTCTTCACCGGCGGCGCCGTCATCATCGACGCCCACAGCGAACTGACCGAGGGATACGTCGTGGCCGACGGCGGTGTCATCACTGCCGTCGGCCACGGCCGAGCCGCTCACGAGACCCTGATCGCCGCGGACACCGTGGTCGACACGACCGGGCATGCACTCATGCCGGGTTTCATCAACGCTCACTGCCATCTCTTTCAAGCGATGTTGCGCGGAATCCACACCACTCAGTGCCTGGAGGACTGGCTCGACAACGACATAGGGCCGTTTCTGAGCTCCCTGCAGCCGGAAGACATGTACCTCGCCGCCACAGCGGGACTACTGGAGAACCTCCGGTCGGGAGTGACGACCGTCCTGGAAAACCAGTACGTTCACCAACACCCACACAACACCGATAGCGTCGCCCGAGCCTTCGCCGACACCGGAATCCGAGGACTGATCGCCCGCGGCGGAATCGATCGCAACCCCACCGGCCGCCTGGCCTCCAGGCTCGAAGGGATCGACGTCTACGTCGACCAGCTGACCCGGTTCGCCGGCGAATGGAACGGGGCCGCCTCCGGCCGGATCCGCTGCGAGGCCGCCATCCAGACCACATGGCTCGCCAGCGAGGAGCTCTGCGCACGGGTCGGCGGCCTCCTCGCCGACACCGGAATGGGCCTGCACGCCCATTGCGCAGAGACTCGCGCGAGCGTCATGTCGACCCTGGCCACGCATGGCCAGCGTGAAGTCCCGTACTTCGACAGGCACGGCCTCGTGACCCCTGCAACGCAACTGGTGCACTGCGTCTGGCTCGACAGACACGAACTGGAGATCATCGCGGCCGCGGGCGCGACAGTGGTCACCTGCCCGACGTCCAACGCCTACCTGGCATCCGGACCCGCACCGGTGTCGGATCTGCGTGCTGCCGGGGTCCCGGTGGCCATCGGGTGCGACGGTCCGGGCAGCAACAACGGGCAGAACATGTTCGAGGCCGTCAAGTGGTCGGTGCTCGCCGACCGACTCCGCACCCTTGACGCCGGACTCCTCGACGAGGTCGCGGCCCTGGACATGGCCTGGGAGGGCGGGGCCCGGGCAGTCGGACTCTCCGGCAGTATCGGTGCGATCCGGGAAGGCTATCTCGCCGACCTGGTGAGTCTCGATATCGAATCTCCCGGCTATTCGGGCTCATCGAACCTGCGCAAAGCCCTGGTGTTCGCCGGGTCCCCGGCCGACGTCGACGGTGTCTGGGTCGACGGCCTGCAGGTCGTGGCCGGCGGCGAGGTCCTCTCCTCCGACCGGCACCACATCCACCGATCGCTGCAGCAGCGTCGCGCGGCAATCGTCAACCACGAGTACACGGCGGTGAACTGA
- a CDS encoding acetamidase/formamidase family protein produces the protein MSSTMIDARADLAGGYLRSTPDTVLLGELPCASDTPVTSVNPGDVITIDTVSHEGILPDQGSDPRAFFARFGVPESQVLPDAIDIAESGRRPAGAGPHVVTGPIAVPGARPGDLLAVTVIDLVRRADYGIVSSRHGRGALPDRFPAEDVTSVFCLANGDVGSLPMVQDESAFAGGGRAIRFPLRPFLGITGVASADGVRPNSVPPGLYGGNLDITHLGVGSTLFLPVQVPDALLYVGDPHYAQGDGEVALTAFEAPLRGTLRVEVVPGGASTANGRPFAETSDLLIAIGLDADLDEACRDSVRGALELIEHRYGVPAGLAYAYLSAAADVRISQVVDQVKGCHTVIRKDDFREWS, from the coding sequence GTGAGCAGCACGATGATCGATGCCCGGGCTGATCTCGCCGGCGGGTATCTACGGTCGACCCCGGACACCGTCCTGCTCGGTGAGCTGCCGTGCGCGTCCGACACCCCGGTCACCTCGGTCAACCCCGGCGACGTCATCACCATCGACACCGTCAGTCACGAGGGAATCCTGCCCGACCAGGGAAGCGACCCACGCGCGTTCTTCGCTCGCTTCGGCGTCCCGGAAAGCCAGGTACTGCCCGATGCGATCGATATCGCAGAGTCGGGCCGCCGCCCGGCCGGCGCAGGGCCGCACGTCGTCACTGGGCCGATCGCGGTCCCCGGTGCACGGCCGGGCGACCTGCTGGCCGTCACCGTCATCGATCTGGTCCGGCGCGCCGACTACGGCATCGTGTCGTCACGGCACGGCAGGGGCGCGCTGCCCGATAGGTTCCCCGCTGAGGACGTGACCAGTGTGTTCTGCCTCGCCAATGGCGACGTCGGCAGTCTCCCGATGGTGCAGGACGAATCCGCGTTCGCCGGTGGCGGACGCGCGATCCGGTTCCCGCTGCGCCCGTTCCTCGGGATCACCGGGGTCGCATCGGCGGACGGGGTGCGCCCCAACTCGGTGCCTCCGGGTCTCTACGGCGGCAACCTCGACATCACGCACCTGGGCGTCGGATCCACGCTGTTTCTGCCGGTGCAGGTGCCAGATGCATTGCTGTACGTCGGCGACCCGCACTATGCACAGGGCGACGGCGAGGTTGCACTCACCGCGTTCGAGGCCCCTCTCCGCGGCACCCTCCGAGTCGAGGTGGTCCCGGGCGGCGCGTCGACCGCGAACGGCCGTCCGTTCGCCGAGACCAGCGACTTACTCATCGCGATCGGGCTCGACGCCGACCTCGACGAGGCATGCCGCGACAGCGTCCGGGGCGCACTGGAGCTCATCGAGCACCGGTACGGGGTTCCCGCCGGCCTCGCCTATGCCTACCTGTCTGCGGCGGCCGACGTCCGGATCTCTCAGGTCGTCGATCAGGTGAAGGGCTGCCACACCGTCATCCGCAAGGACGACTTCCGGGAGTGGTCGTGA